A region from the Gossypium hirsutum isolate 1008001.06 chromosome A08, Gossypium_hirsutum_v2.1, whole genome shotgun sequence genome encodes:
- the LOC107946715 gene encoding dof zinc finger protein DOF1.8 isoform X4, with translation MDTAQRPQGIEVVKPMEASRGMVERRTRPQNDQALNCPRYWTEGGSLRNVPVGGGSRKNKRALSSPPPPPPPPAAASSKKLGDLTTPPTPQNPKIHEGQDLNLAYPPPTEDYNSLPKFVEVPYSHKSNHQNSTSSSTHLNAMELLKTGISSRGLSSFMSMSVSDSNTVYSSGFPMQDFKPTLNFSLDGLETGFGNLKGVEESGARLFFPMEELKQVPSNANELEQNRGQGESTGYWSGMLGGGHW, from the exons ATGGATACTGCTCAGAGGCCGCAG gGAATTGAGGTAGTTAAGCCCATGGAAGCTTCAAGAGGTATGGTGGAGAGAAGGACTAGACCTCAAAACGATCAAGCTTTGAACTGTCCCAG GTATTGGACTGAAGGTGGTTCCCTCAGGAATGTTCCTGTTGGAGGTGGTTCAAGGAAGAACAAGAGGGCTTTatcatcaccaccaccaccaccaccaccaccagcaGCAGCTTCATCTAAAAAGCTTGGTGATCTAACAACCCCACCTACTCCTCAAAACCCTAAAATCCATGAAGGTCAAGACCTTAACCTAGCTTACCCACCACCAACTGAGGACTATAATAGCTTGCCAAAGTTCGTTGAGGTGCCCTATAGCCACAAAAGCAACCATCAGAACTCTACCTCCTCTTCAACTCATCTCAATGCTATGGAGCTCTTGAAGACTGGTATTAGTTCAAGAGGCTTGAGTTCGTTCATGTCGATGTCGGTTTCTGATTCTAATACGGTATACTCAAGTGGGTTTCCAATGCAAGACTTCAAACCGACTCTGAATTTTTCCCTTGATGGACTGGAAACTGGCTTCGGGAATCTTAAAGGGGTCGAGGAAAGTGGTGCAAGGCTTTTCTTTCCTATGGAGGAATTAAAGCAGGTTCCGAGCAATGCTAACGAATTGGAGCAGAATAGAGGACAGGGAGAATCTACCGGTTACTGGAGTGGGATGTTGGGGGGAGGACATTGGTGA
- the LOC107946715 gene encoding dof zinc finger protein DOF1.8 isoform X1, which yields MDTAQRPQGIEVVKPMEASRGMVERRTRPQNDQALNCPRCNSTNTKFCYYNNYSLSQPRYFCKTCRRYWTEGGSLRNVPVGGGSRKNKRALSSPPPPPPPPAAASSKKLGDLTTPPTPQNPKIHEGQDLNLAYPPPTEDYNSLPKFVEVPYSHKSNHQNSTSSSTHLNAMELLKTGISSRGLSSFMSMSVSDSNTVYSSGFPMQDFKPTLNFSLDGLETGFGNLKGVEESGARLFFPMEELKQVPSNANELEQNRGQGESTGYWSGMLGGGHW from the exons ATGGATACTGCTCAGAGGCCGCAG gGAATTGAGGTAGTTAAGCCCATGGAAGCTTCAAGAGGTATGGTGGAGAGAAGGACTAGACCTCAAAACGATCAAGCTTTGAACTGTCCCAGGTGCAATTCAACCAACACCAAGTTTTGTTATTATAATAACTACAGTCTTTCTCAGCCAAGATATTTCTGCAAAACTTGTCGAAGGTATTGGACTGAAGGTGGTTCCCTCAGGAATGTTCCTGTTGGAGGTGGTTCAAGGAAGAACAAGAGGGCTTTatcatcaccaccaccaccaccaccaccaccagcaGCAGCTTCATCTAAAAAGCTTGGTGATCTAACAACCCCACCTACTCCTCAAAACCCTAAAATCCATGAAGGTCAAGACCTTAACCTAGCTTACCCACCACCAACTGAGGACTATAATAGCTTGCCAAAGTTCGTTGAGGTGCCCTATAGCCACAAAAGCAACCATCAGAACTCTACCTCCTCTTCAACTCATCTCAATGCTATGGAGCTCTTGAAGACTGGTATTAGTTCAAGAGGCTTGAGTTCGTTCATGTCGATGTCGGTTTCTGATTCTAATACGGTATACTCAAGTGGGTTTCCAATGCAAGACTTCAAACCGACTCTGAATTTTTCCCTTGATGGACTGGAAACTGGCTTCGGGAATCTTAAAGGGGTCGAGGAAAGTGGTGCAAGGCTTTTCTTTCCTATGGAGGAATTAAAGCAGGTTCCGAGCAATGCTAACGAATTGGAGCAGAATAGAGGACAGGGAGAATCTACCGGTTACTGGAGTGGGATGTTGGGGGGAGGACATTGGTGA
- the LOC107946715 gene encoding dof zinc finger protein DOF1.8 isoform X2 has translation MGIEVVKPMEASRGMVERRTRPQNDQALNCPRCNSTNTKFCYYNNYSLSQPRYFCKTCRRYWTEGGSLRNVPVGGGSRKNKRALSSPPPPPPPPAAASSKKLGDLTTPPTPQNPKIHEGQDLNLAYPPPTEDYNSLPKFVEVPYSHKSNHQNSTSSSTHLNAMELLKTGISSRGLSSFMSMSVSDSNTVYSSGFPMQDFKPTLNFSLDGLETGFGNLKGVEESGARLFFPMEELKQVPSNANELEQNRGQGESTGYWSGMLGGGHW, from the exons ATG gGAATTGAGGTAGTTAAGCCCATGGAAGCTTCAAGAGGTATGGTGGAGAGAAGGACTAGACCTCAAAACGATCAAGCTTTGAACTGTCCCAGGTGCAATTCAACCAACACCAAGTTTTGTTATTATAATAACTACAGTCTTTCTCAGCCAAGATATTTCTGCAAAACTTGTCGAAGGTATTGGACTGAAGGTGGTTCCCTCAGGAATGTTCCTGTTGGAGGTGGTTCAAGGAAGAACAAGAGGGCTTTatcatcaccaccaccaccaccaccaccaccagcaGCAGCTTCATCTAAAAAGCTTGGTGATCTAACAACCCCACCTACTCCTCAAAACCCTAAAATCCATGAAGGTCAAGACCTTAACCTAGCTTACCCACCACCAACTGAGGACTATAATAGCTTGCCAAAGTTCGTTGAGGTGCCCTATAGCCACAAAAGCAACCATCAGAACTCTACCTCCTCTTCAACTCATCTCAATGCTATGGAGCTCTTGAAGACTGGTATTAGTTCAAGAGGCTTGAGTTCGTTCATGTCGATGTCGGTTTCTGATTCTAATACGGTATACTCAAGTGGGTTTCCAATGCAAGACTTCAAACCGACTCTGAATTTTTCCCTTGATGGACTGGAAACTGGCTTCGGGAATCTTAAAGGGGTCGAGGAAAGTGGTGCAAGGCTTTTCTTTCCTATGGAGGAATTAAAGCAGGTTCCGAGCAATGCTAACGAATTGGAGCAGAATAGAGGACAGGGAGAATCTACCGGTTACTGGAGTGGGATGTTGGGGGGAGGACATTGGTGA
- the LOC107946715 gene encoding dof zinc finger protein DOF1.8 isoform X5 — protein sequence MGIEVVKPMEASRGMVERRTRPQNDQALNCPRYWTEGGSLRNVPVGGGSRKNKRALSSPPPPPPPPAAASSKKLGDLTTPPTPQNPKIHEGQDLNLAYPPPTEDYNSLPKFVEVPYSHKSNHQNSTSSSTHLNAMELLKTGISSRGLSSFMSMSVSDSNTVYSSGFPMQDFKPTLNFSLDGLETGFGNLKGVEESGARLFFPMEELKQVPSNANELEQNRGQGESTGYWSGMLGGGHW from the exons ATG gGAATTGAGGTAGTTAAGCCCATGGAAGCTTCAAGAGGTATGGTGGAGAGAAGGACTAGACCTCAAAACGATCAAGCTTTGAACTGTCCCAG GTATTGGACTGAAGGTGGTTCCCTCAGGAATGTTCCTGTTGGAGGTGGTTCAAGGAAGAACAAGAGGGCTTTatcatcaccaccaccaccaccaccaccaccagcaGCAGCTTCATCTAAAAAGCTTGGTGATCTAACAACCCCACCTACTCCTCAAAACCCTAAAATCCATGAAGGTCAAGACCTTAACCTAGCTTACCCACCACCAACTGAGGACTATAATAGCTTGCCAAAGTTCGTTGAGGTGCCCTATAGCCACAAAAGCAACCATCAGAACTCTACCTCCTCTTCAACTCATCTCAATGCTATGGAGCTCTTGAAGACTGGTATTAGTTCAAGAGGCTTGAGTTCGTTCATGTCGATGTCGGTTTCTGATTCTAATACGGTATACTCAAGTGGGTTTCCAATGCAAGACTTCAAACCGACTCTGAATTTTTCCCTTGATGGACTGGAAACTGGCTTCGGGAATCTTAAAGGGGTCGAGGAAAGTGGTGCAAGGCTTTTCTTTCCTATGGAGGAATTAAAGCAGGTTCCGAGCAATGCTAACGAATTGGAGCAGAATAGAGGACAGGGAGAATCTACCGGTTACTGGAGTGGGATGTTGGGGGGAGGACATTGGTGA
- the LOC107946715 gene encoding dof zinc finger protein DOF1.8 isoform X6, whose translation MEASRGMVERRTRPQNDQALNCPRYWTEGGSLRNVPVGGGSRKNKRALSSPPPPPPPPAAASSKKLGDLTTPPTPQNPKIHEGQDLNLAYPPPTEDYNSLPKFVEVPYSHKSNHQNSTSSSTHLNAMELLKTGISSRGLSSFMSMSVSDSNTVYSSGFPMQDFKPTLNFSLDGLETGFGNLKGVEESGARLFFPMEELKQVPSNANELEQNRGQGESTGYWSGMLGGGHW comes from the exons ATGGAAGCTTCAAGAGGTATGGTGGAGAGAAGGACTAGACCTCAAAACGATCAAGCTTTGAACTGTCCCAG GTATTGGACTGAAGGTGGTTCCCTCAGGAATGTTCCTGTTGGAGGTGGTTCAAGGAAGAACAAGAGGGCTTTatcatcaccaccaccaccaccaccaccaccagcaGCAGCTTCATCTAAAAAGCTTGGTGATCTAACAACCCCACCTACTCCTCAAAACCCTAAAATCCATGAAGGTCAAGACCTTAACCTAGCTTACCCACCACCAACTGAGGACTATAATAGCTTGCCAAAGTTCGTTGAGGTGCCCTATAGCCACAAAAGCAACCATCAGAACTCTACCTCCTCTTCAACTCATCTCAATGCTATGGAGCTCTTGAAGACTGGTATTAGTTCAAGAGGCTTGAGTTCGTTCATGTCGATGTCGGTTTCTGATTCTAATACGGTATACTCAAGTGGGTTTCCAATGCAAGACTTCAAACCGACTCTGAATTTTTCCCTTGATGGACTGGAAACTGGCTTCGGGAATCTTAAAGGGGTCGAGGAAAGTGGTGCAAGGCTTTTCTTTCCTATGGAGGAATTAAAGCAGGTTCCGAGCAATGCTAACGAATTGGAGCAGAATAGAGGACAGGGAGAATCTACCGGTTACTGGAGTGGGATGTTGGGGGGAGGACATTGGTGA
- the LOC107946715 gene encoding dof zinc finger protein DOF1.8 isoform X3 gives MEASRGMVERRTRPQNDQALNCPRCNSTNTKFCYYNNYSLSQPRYFCKTCRRYWTEGGSLRNVPVGGGSRKNKRALSSPPPPPPPPAAASSKKLGDLTTPPTPQNPKIHEGQDLNLAYPPPTEDYNSLPKFVEVPYSHKSNHQNSTSSSTHLNAMELLKTGISSRGLSSFMSMSVSDSNTVYSSGFPMQDFKPTLNFSLDGLETGFGNLKGVEESGARLFFPMEELKQVPSNANELEQNRGQGESTGYWSGMLGGGHW, from the coding sequence ATGGAAGCTTCAAGAGGTATGGTGGAGAGAAGGACTAGACCTCAAAACGATCAAGCTTTGAACTGTCCCAGGTGCAATTCAACCAACACCAAGTTTTGTTATTATAATAACTACAGTCTTTCTCAGCCAAGATATTTCTGCAAAACTTGTCGAAGGTATTGGACTGAAGGTGGTTCCCTCAGGAATGTTCCTGTTGGAGGTGGTTCAAGGAAGAACAAGAGGGCTTTatcatcaccaccaccaccaccaccaccaccagcaGCAGCTTCATCTAAAAAGCTTGGTGATCTAACAACCCCACCTACTCCTCAAAACCCTAAAATCCATGAAGGTCAAGACCTTAACCTAGCTTACCCACCACCAACTGAGGACTATAATAGCTTGCCAAAGTTCGTTGAGGTGCCCTATAGCCACAAAAGCAACCATCAGAACTCTACCTCCTCTTCAACTCATCTCAATGCTATGGAGCTCTTGAAGACTGGTATTAGTTCAAGAGGCTTGAGTTCGTTCATGTCGATGTCGGTTTCTGATTCTAATACGGTATACTCAAGTGGGTTTCCAATGCAAGACTTCAAACCGACTCTGAATTTTTCCCTTGATGGACTGGAAACTGGCTTCGGGAATCTTAAAGGGGTCGAGGAAAGTGGTGCAAGGCTTTTCTTTCCTATGGAGGAATTAAAGCAGGTTCCGAGCAATGCTAACGAATTGGAGCAGAATAGAGGACAGGGAGAATCTACCGGTTACTGGAGTGGGATGTTGGGGGGAGGACATTGGTGA